In one Misgurnus anguillicaudatus chromosome 1, ASM2758022v2, whole genome shotgun sequence genomic region, the following are encoded:
- the LOC129432120 gene encoding uncharacterized protein: MFCVDVEEMVKKVSAEYYDDVITDGLKDTLEQYDDVITTGQNSDLHKDNYDVIISRQNFQGVIEGVQEVYDNVKNDGEDVTNVVGMLLTFISLIDVHYLFKWDLILILMQSTQTHLKVLLFYTTVYADVVEESV; the protein is encoded by the exons ATGTTTTGTGTTGATGTAGAAGAGATGGTGAAAAAAGTCTCAGCCGAATACtatgatgatgtcatcactGATGGACTAAAAG ACACACTTGAGCAGTATGATGATGTCATCACCACAGGACAAAACTCCGATCTTCATAAAG ACAATTATGATGTCATCATCAGTAGACAGAACTTTCAAGGAGTTATAG AGGGAGTTCAGGAGGTGTATGACAATGTGAAGAATGATGGTGAAGATGTGACAAACGTTGTGGGTATGTTATTAACCTTTATTTCATTGATAGATGTGCATTACTTATTTAAATGGgatttgattttaatattaatgcAGTCAACAcagacacatttaaaagtgcttttGTTTTACACAACAGTCTACGCCGATGTGGTGGAGGAGTCTGTATGA
- the LOC129432122 gene encoding scavenger receptor cysteine-rich type 1 protein M130-like, with protein MKSCLTFILLSSIVTVTTAGTVRLVGGSNSCAGRVEVYYNGEWGTVCDDYWDVTAASVVCREVGCDSNPKTKRLAHFGPGSGKIWIDNLFCYGSESTILDCDRTNMGDHNCEHDEDAGVICSGVRLVGGSRCSGRLEIPRGNTWMSVCKVAFDQKDAEVVCRELNCGVPVQVLRGAAFGKGEEQVWSREIQCSGDEYQFALCPTSSSLISCSNNNTVALVCNETVRLVNGGSRCAGRVEVLHNGQWGTVGHDGWDLRDAAVVCREVGCGEAISAPKNAHFGEGSGLIWITAVSCRGAESTLKNCGSHGWNVEGNHTEDAGVICSAIRLLGGSRCSGRVEMPHKNTWMSVCDAVFDDQDAEVLCRELKCGVPVQLLGADTFGKAEGQVWTQEIQCTGEESRLSLCPLSPTLKDNCTHDNDFGLICSGYSELRLMNGSDICSGRVERQYFSKWGSVCDECMNMRAANVLCRELNCGIAVSVVGVDWFGEGSGEIWADVFDCQGNETKLSECSISSWSRAESSHKQDVGVICSNSSLSLHDGRVRLSGERECEGEVEVYIHQVWRRVLLDSWSLTESSVVCRQLGCGSVLNFTNSSSSSDEHSYECVMGFQCSGTEDHLRNCRSPQTLNCSATQQLSITCLGQRSIRLVGSGGDCAGRLEVFHKGSWGTVCDDFWDIKDAHVVCRQLQCGVALSNQPVPAWFGPGSGPIWLDDVNCEGNETSLWSCSSRVWGDHDCKHKEDVGVVCSEFKEFRLTEGCEGNVEVFYNGSWGNVCYNQMNRDTASLICQELNCGKSAIEPNYSDGLRTQNWLDYFKCRSHDSTIWQCPSAPWGQDSYKTDEVANIICSGVRLSGGKGLCSGRLEVYHNSVWGSVCDDLWDIRDDQVVCRQLGCGAASSADENEAFGAGEGVVWMNRVECRGTEIHLWDCPHVLKNHTDCSHKEQVRLICADLNVRLVNGDSRCSGRVEVLHDGQWGTVCDDGWDVTDAEVVCRELNCGEVVQVTYFAYFGEGSGRVWMDEVACSGSESTLKNCRSNGWGVHNCGHGLDASVICSEIINYGRFARLVDGPHQCSGRVELLRENTWMSVCDAVFDDQDAEVVCRELNCGVPVQLLGADTFGKGEEQVWTQEIQCRGNESLSRLCSSPNITQENCSHHNDLGLTYLCSGYYDLRLVNGSDICSGRVERQYFSKWGSVCDECMNMRAANVLCRELNCGIAVSVVGVDWFGEGSGEIWADVFDCQGNETKLSECSISSWSRAESSHKQDVGVICSNSSLSLHDGRVRLSGERECEGEVEVYIHQVWRRVLLDSWSLTESSVVCRQLGCGSVLNFTNSSSSSDEHSYECVMGFQCSGTEDHLRNCSSPQTLNCSPRQQLSITCHSQNYNICERSIRLVGSGGDCAGRLEVFHKGSWGTVCDDFWDIKDAHVVCRQLQCGVALSNQPVPAWFGPGSGPIWLDDVNCEGNETSLWSCSSRVWGDHDCNHKEDVGVVCSEFKELRLTEGCEGNVEVFYNGSWGNVCWNQMESDTASLICQELNCGRSGSLSDSTSRVPSAHNWLDNVKCRPHDSNLWQCRTSPWGKNNCGQNEVTYITCSEKVIHEVPRTHLTCFTSPSPYQRKCSNHLPLRLSGGKGLCSGRLEVYHNSVWGSVCDDLWDIRDAQVVCMQLGCGAALSADGNEVFGAGEGVVWMNRVECRGTEIHLWDCPHVLKNHTDCSHTEKVRVICAG; from the exons ATGAAGAGCTGTCTAACATTCATTCTTCTGTCCTCTATAGTTACAGTCACCACAGCTG GTACTGTGAGACTGGTTGGTGGCAGTAATTCTTGTGCTGGTAGGGTGGAGGTTTATTATAATGGAGAATGGGGAACTGTGTGTGATGATTATTGGGACGTAACAGCCGCATCTGTGGTGTGTAGAGAGGTGGGCTGTGACAGTAATCCAAAAACAAAACGTCTCGCTCACTTTGGACCGGGATCAGGAAAAATATGGATAGATAATTTGTTTTGTTATGGATCAGAGTCTACAATACTAGACTGTGATAGAACCAATATGGGTGACCATAATTGTGAGCATGATGAAGATGCTGGAGTTATATGCTCAG GTGTCCGGCTGGTTGGAGGTTCTCGCTGTTCTGGGAGATTAGAGATACCTCGCGGGAACACCTGGATGTCAGTGTGTAAAGTTGCCTTTGATCAAAAAGATGCAGAGGTTGTGTGTAGAGAGCTGAACTGTGGGGTTCCTGTACAGGTGCTACGGGGAGCTGCTTTTGGTAAAGGAGAGGAGCAGGTGTGGTCACGAGAGATTCAATGCAGTGGTGATGAATATCAGTTTGCTCTTTGTCCAACATCATCTTCACTCATCAGTTGTTCCAATAACAATACTGTGGCCCTTGTGTGTAACG AAACAGTGAGGTTGGTGAATGGTGGCAGTCGTTGTGCTGGTAGAGTTGAGGTTCTTCATAATGGTCAGTGGGGAACAGTGGGTCATGATGGATGGGATCTGAGAGATGCTGCAGTGGTGTGTAGAGAGGTGGGATGTGGAGAAGCTATTAGTGCAccaaaaaatgctcattttggAGAAGGATCAGGACTAATCTGGATTACTGCGGTCAGCTGTAGAGGAGCAGAGTCCACACTGAAGAACTGTGGATCACATGGATGGAATGTGGAGGGTAACCATACTGAAGATGCTGGGGTAATTTGCTCTG CTATCAGGCTGCTTGGAGGTTCTCGCTGTTCTGGGAGGGTTGAAATGCCTCATAAGAACACCTGGATGTCAGTGTGTGATGCTGTGTTTGATGATCAGGATGCAGAGGTTTTGTGTAGAGAGCTGAAATGTGGGGTTCCTGTACAGCTGCTGGGTGCAGATACTTTTGGTAAAGCAGAGGGGCAGGTGTGGACACAAGAGATTCAATGTACCGGTGAAGAGTCTCGTTTATCTCTCTGTCCATTATCACCTACTCTCAAAGACAACTGCACACATGACAATGATTTTGGACTGATATGTTCTG GTTACTCTGAGCTCAGACTGATGAACGGCTCTGATATCTGCTCTGGTCGAGTTGAGCGTCAGTATTTCAGTAAATGGGGCTCAGTGTGTGATGAGTGCATGAATATGAGAGCTGCCAATGTTCTCTGTAGAGAGCTGAATTGTGGGATTGCTGTGTCTGTTGTGGGAGTGGACTGGTTTGGAGAGGGATCTGGTGAAATCTGGGCTGATGTGTTTGATTGTCAGGGAAATGAAACAAAACTCTCAGAATGTTCAATCTCTTCATGGAGTCGAGCTGAATCCTCTCATAAACAAGATGTTGGAGTCATTTGTTCTA ATTCCTCTCTGTCTCTTCATGATGGTCGAGTGAGGTTGtctggagagagagagtgtgaggGTGAGGTGGAAGTTTACATTCATCAGGTTTGGAGGAGAGTTCTGCTGGACTCCTGGAGTCTCACTGAATCCTCTGTGGTCTGCAGACAGCTGGGCTGTGGCTCTGTGCTGAACTTCACTAACTCCTCTTCATCCAGTGATGAACACAGTTATGAGTGTGTGATGGGCTTCCAGTGCTCTGGGACTGAAGATCATCTGAGGAACTGCAGATCTCCACAAACTCTCAACTGCAGCGCAACAcaacagctgtcaatcacatgTCTTG GTCAGAGGTCCATCAGGTTGGTGGGTTCTGGTGGAGATTGTGCAGGAAGGCTGGAGGTTTTTCACAAAGGCTCATGGGGTACAGTGTGTGATGACTTCTGGGATATTAAAGATGCTCATGTGGTGTGCAGACAGCTGCAGTGTGGAGTGGCTCTCAGTAATCAGCCAGTACCAGCCTGGTTTGGTCCTGGTTCTGGACCCATATGGCTGGATGATGTGAACTGTGAGGGGAATGAGACGTCACTGTGGAGCTGCTCTTCACGGGTCTGGGGAGATCATGACTGTAAACACAAGGAGGATGTAGGAGTTGTGTGCTCAG AGTTTAAAGAGTTCAGGTTAACTGAAGGCTGTGAAGGGAATGTGGAGGTTTTCTACAATGGATCCTGGGGTAATGTTTGCTACAATCAGATGAACAGAGACACAGCGAGTCTGATCTGTCAAGAGCTGAACTGTGGAAAATCTGCTATTGAACCCAATTATTCAGATGGACTGAGGACTCAGAATTGGTTGGATTACTTTAAATGTCGATCACATGACTCCACTATATGGCAGTGTCCATCTGCACCCTGGGGACAGGATTCCTATAAGACAGATGAAGTGGCCAACATTATCTGCTCTGGtg TCAGACTGAGTGGAGGGAAGGGTTTGTGTTCGGGGAGACTGGAGGTTTATCATAACTCTGTGTGGGGTTCAGTCTGTGATGATTTGTGGGACATCAGAGATGATCAGGTGGTCTGCAGGCAGCTGGGTTGTGGAGCAGCATCGAGTGCTGATGAGAATGAAGCGTTTGGTGCTGGTGAAGGTGTTGTGTGGATGAACAGAGTCGAGTGCAGAGGAACTGAGATTCACCTGTGGGACTGTCCTCATGTCCTGAAAAATCACACTGACTGCTCACACAAAGAACAAGTTAGACTCATCTGTGCAG ACTTAAATGTGAGGTTGGTGAATGGTGACAGTCGTTGTTCTGGTAGAGTTGAGGTTCTTCATGATGGTCAGTGGGGAACAGTGTGTGATGATGGTTGGGATGTGACAGATGCTGAAGTGGTGTGTAGAGAGCTGAACTGTGGAGAGGTTGTACAGGTTACATATTTTGCCTACTTTGGAGAAGGATCAGGACGGGTCTGGATGGATGAAGTGGCCTGTAGTGGATCAGAGTCTACACTGAAGAACTGTAGATCAAATGGATGGGGTGTTCATAACTGTGGTCATGGTCTGGATGCTAGTGTGATCTGCTCAG AAATCATAAACTATGGAAGGTTTGCAAGACTTGTTGATGGACCTCATCAGTGTTCTGGGAGAGTCGAGCTGCTTCGTGAGAACACCTGGATGTCAGTGTGTGATGCTGTGTTTGATGATCAGGATGCAGAGGTTGTGTGTAGAGAGCTGAACTGTGGGGTTCCTGTACAGCTGCTGGGTGCAGATACTTTTGGTAAAGGAGAGGAGCAGGTGTGGACACAAGAGATTCAATGTAGAGGAAATGAATCTCTCAGTCGATTATGTTCATCACCAAATATAACTCAAGAAAACTGCTCTCATCACAATGATCTGGGACTCACTT ATCTTTGTTCTGGTTACTATGACCTCAGACTGGTGAACGGCTCTGATATCTGCTCTGGTCGAGTTGAGCGTCAGTATTTCAGTAAATGGGGCTCAGTGTGTGATGAGTGCATGAATATGAGAGCTGCCAATGTTCTCTGTAGAGAGCTGAATTGTGGGATTGCTGTGTCTGTTGTGGGAGTGGACTGGTTTGGAGAGGGATCTGGTGAAATCTGGGCTGATGTGTTTGATTGTCAGGGGAATGAAACAAAACTCTCAGAATGTTCAATCTCTTCATGGAGTCGAGCTGAATCCTCTCATAAACAAGATGTTGGAGTCATTTGTTCTA ATTCCTCTCTGTCTCTTCATGATGGTCGAGTGAGGTTGtctggagagagagagtgtgaggGTGAGGTGGAAGTTTACATTCATCAGGTTTGGAGGAGAGTTCTGCTGGACTCCTGGAGTCTCACTGAATCCTCTGTGGTCTGCAGACAGCTGGGCTGTGGCTCTGTGCTGAACTTCACTAACTCCTCTTCATCCAGTGATGAACACAGTTATGAGTGTGTGATGGGCTTCCAGTGCTCTGGGACTGAAGATCATCTGAGGAACTGCAGCTCTCCACAAACTCTCAACTGCAGTCCAAGAcaacagctgtcaatcacctGCCACAGTCAGAATTACAATATCT GTGAGCGGTCCATCAGGTTGGTGGGTTCTGGTGGAGATTGTGCAGGAAGGCTGGAGGTTTTTCACAAAGGCTCATGGGGTACAGTGTGTGATGACTTCTGGGATATTAAAGATGCTCATGTGGTGTGCAGACAGCTGCAGTGTGGAGTGGCTCTCAGTAATCAGCCAGTACCAGCCTGGTTTGGTCCTGGTTCTGGACCCATATGGCTGGATGATGTAAACTGTGAGGGGAATGAGACGTCACTGTGGAGCTGCTCTTCACGGGTCTGGGGAGATCATGACTGTAACCATAAAGAGGATGTAGGAGTTGTGTGCTCAG AGTTTAAAGAGCTCAGGTTAACTGAAGGCTGTGAAGGGAATGTGGAGGTTTTCTACAATGGATCTTGGGGTAATGTTTGCTGGAATCAGATGGAAAGTGACACAGCGAGTCTGATCTGTCAAGAGCTGAACTGTGGAAGATCTGGCAGTCTGTCTGATTCAACATCAAGAGTGCCATCAGCTCATAACTGGTTGGATAATGTTAAATGTCGACCACATGACTCAAATCTGTGGCAGTGCCGGACTTCACCCTGGGGAAAGAATAACTGTGGTCAAAATGAGGTGACTTATATCACCTGCTCTG AGAAGGTGATCCATGAAGTTCCACGGACTCATCTAACATGTTTTACCTCACCATCTCCTTACCAGAGAAAGTGTTCAA ATCATCTTCCTCTCAGACTGAGTGGAGGGAAGGGTTTGTGTTCGGGGAGACTGGAGGTTTATCATAACTCTGTGTGGGGTTCAGTCTGTGATGATCTGTGGGACATCAGAGATGCTCAGGTGGTCTGCATGCAGCTGGGTTGTGGAGCAGCATTAAGTGCTGATGGGAATGAAGTGTTTGGTGCTGGTGAAGGTGTTGTGTGGATGAACAGAGTCGAGTGCAGAGGGACTGAGATTCACCTGTGGGACTGTCCTCATGTCCTGAAAAATCACACTGACTGCTCACACACAGAAAAAGTTAGAGTCATCTGTGCAGGTTAG